One genomic segment of Deinococcus sp. HSC-46F16 includes these proteins:
- a CDS encoding helix-hairpin-helix domain-containing protein yields the protein MAEVTRKALVSALKSTADLLDVLGEDPFRAQAYRSAARSLEALDTDVPTLLASGFAGVPKVGKGIAAELLAYAEGGSFGPLEDAASQVPAGVLGLFRVRGLGPKKIRALWDAGIDSLEGLREAARDGRVAALKGFGAKSAGTILEAVEFALGAQDRQHLSTGQAVVEGLIARLDGLDPRPAGDVRRGLETVRTARVTITGTAEDVRARLEHAVEDLAPLEGKPLLAGRVDGVPVEVGYASAEVRGALDLMLGGSTAYRESLRAEAKAKGLDLSGRGLRRGDTLLPTPTEADVTRELGLPLRPAEYREPEHDAVWESLPSPEKLVTVTDIRGMLHTHSVWSDGAATLPEMVAAARALGHAYLGTGDHSRAASYANGLSLERLRAYVSEIRALQGAGLPILAGAEVDILPDGSLDYPDEDLLTLDYVVASVHSHFTLDPARQTERLVRAASHPLVTILGHPTGRLRLRRPGYALDLDAVLEACAANGTVVEINANPYRLDLDWRDVLRWRERLTFAVNTDAHVPGGLGDTRYGVAMARKAGLTPAGVVNTLSQEEFLAFVERQRGARG from the coding sequence GTGGCTGAGGTCACCCGCAAGGCGCTGGTGTCGGCCCTGAAAAGCACCGCCGACCTTCTCGACGTGCTGGGCGAGGACCCGTTCCGGGCACAGGCCTACCGGAGCGCGGCCCGCAGCCTGGAGGCACTCGACACCGATGTGCCCACGCTGCTGGCTTCCGGCTTCGCGGGGGTGCCCAAGGTGGGCAAGGGCATCGCCGCCGAGCTGCTCGCCTACGCCGAGGGCGGGAGCTTCGGGCCGCTGGAGGACGCCGCGAGCCAGGTGCCAGCTGGGGTGCTGGGCCTCTTCCGCGTGCGGGGGCTGGGGCCGAAGAAAATCCGGGCGCTGTGGGACGCCGGAATCGATTCGCTGGAGGGGCTGCGCGAGGCCGCCCGCGATGGCCGGGTCGCGGCCCTGAAGGGCTTTGGGGCCAAGAGTGCCGGAACCATTCTGGAGGCGGTGGAGTTCGCGCTGGGGGCACAGGACCGCCAGCACCTCTCTACCGGGCAGGCCGTAGTGGAAGGCTTGATCGCCCGTCTGGACGGCCTCGACCCCCGCCCTGCCGGGGACGTGCGCCGGGGGCTGGAGACGGTGCGGACGGCACGGGTGACGATCACAGGGACGGCGGAAGATGTGCGGGCACGATTGGAGCACGCCGTAGAGGACCTGGCCCCGCTGGAGGGCAAGCCACTGCTCGCAGGCCGGGTGGATGGCGTCCCGGTCGAGGTGGGCTACGCCTCCGCCGAGGTGCGCGGCGCCCTCGACCTGATGCTGGGCGGCAGCACGGCCTACCGCGAATCCTTGCGGGCCGAGGCCAAAGCGAAGGGCTTGGACCTCAGCGGGCGGGGGTTGCGGCGCGGCGACACCCTCCTTCCTACCCCGACCGAGGCCGACGTGACCCGCGAACTGGGCCTGCCCCTGCGCCCTGCCGAATACCGCGAGCCAGAGCACGACGCGGTGTGGGAGTCGCTGCCCTCGCCTGAAAAACTCGTGACGGTGACCGACATCCGGGGCATGCTGCACACCCACTCGGTCTGGTCGGACGGGGCCGCGACCCTGCCGGAGATGGTGGCGGCGGCGCGGGCGCTGGGGCACGCCTACCTGGGCACCGGGGACCACTCGCGGGCGGCGAGCTACGCGAACGGCCTGAGCCTGGAGCGGCTGCGGGCCTACGTCTCGGAGATTCGTGCCTTGCAGGGCGCGGGCCTGCCCATCCTCGCCGGGGCAGAGGTGGACATCCTGCCCGACGGCTCGCTGGACTACCCCGACGAGGACCTGCTGACCCTGGACTACGTGGTGGCGAGCGTCCACAGCCACTTCACCCTGGACCCCGCCCGGCAGACCGAGCGGCTGGTGCGGGCGGCCTCGCACCCCCTGGTGACCATCCTGGGCCACCCCACCGGACGGCTGCGGCTGCGGCGCCCCGGCTACGCGCTGGACCTCGACGCGGTGCTGGAGGCATGCGCGGCGAACGGCACGGTCGTCGAGATCAACGCCAACCCCTACCGCCTGGACCTGGACTGGCGGGACGTGCTGCGGTGGCGCGAGCGGCTGACCTTCGCGGTGAACACCGACGCCCACGTGCCTGGCGGCCTGGGCGACACCCGCTACGGGGTGGCGATGGCGCGGAAGGCGGGGCTGACTCCGGCGGGGGTGGTGAATACGCTGTCGCAGGAGGAATTCCTAGCGTTCGTGGAGCGGCAGCGGGGGGCGCGGGGGTAA
- a CDS encoding histidinol-phosphatase HisJ family protein, translated as MSLPSGLYDSHMHTPLCGHATGHPREYAQAALDAGLAGLCFTDHMPMPTWYDAGWRMRLEQLAGYVDTVREVQAEFAGRLDVRLGLEADFHPGTERFVERVLAAHDWDYVIGSVHYLGAWGFDNPEFVAEYEDRDLGQLYRHYAALVEGAARTGLFDALGHLDLPKKFGHRAPDDSALLRVLDVVAGLGLALDFNTAGWRKPVAEAYPSPELTREAAARGIPFVLGSDAHAPAEVGFRFGDALAQITEAGGRIVTFQGRQARG; from the coding sequence ATGAGCCTCCCCTCTGGCCTCTACGACTCGCACATGCACACGCCGCTGTGCGGGCACGCGACCGGGCACCCGCGCGAGTACGCGCAGGCGGCGCTGGACGCGGGCCTCGCCGGGCTGTGCTTCACCGACCACATGCCGATGCCCACGTGGTACGACGCGGGGTGGCGGATGCGGCTGGAACAACTGGCGGGGTACGTGGACACCGTGCGGGAGGTGCAGGCCGAATTCGCCGGGCGGCTGGACGTGCGGCTGGGGCTGGAGGCCGACTTTCACCCCGGCACCGAGCGCTTCGTGGAGCGGGTCCTTGCCGCGCACGACTGGGACTACGTGATCGGCAGCGTGCATTACCTGGGCGCGTGGGGCTTTGACAACCCGGAGTTCGTGGCCGAGTACGAGGACCGCGACCTGGGCCAGCTCTACCGCCACTACGCGGCGCTGGTGGAGGGGGCGGCGCGGACGGGCCTCTTTGACGCGCTTGGGCACCTCGACCTGCCCAAGAAGTTCGGGCACCGCGCCCCCGACGACTCGGCGCTGCTGCGCGTGCTGGACGTGGTGGCGGGGCTGGGGCTGGCCCTGGACTTCAATACGGCGGGGTGGCGCAAGCCGGTCGCGGAGGCCTACCCGTCACCGGAGTTGACCCGCGAGGCCGCCGCGCGGGGTATCCCCTTCGTGCTGGGGTCGGATGCCCACGCGCCCGCCGAGGTGGGCTTCCGCTTCGGGGACGCGCTGGCGCAGATCACGGAGGCGGGCGGCCGCATCGTCACCTTCCAGGGGAGGCAGGCCCGTGGCTGA
- a CDS encoding EamA family transporter, translated as MPPAPSPLPARSLLLALLITFIWGVNFVVIKWSVSDASPLLVAALRFAVAAFPAVLFVPRPRLSARILWGYGLAVGVVQFGLLYLAVQLGMSAGVASLLMQTQAFFTALLADRFLGERITPPQMLGMVLAFGGMAVIGTASGGDVTLIGLGLTLVAALGWAISNLLVRASGGANVFALVVWSSLIAPLPLAGLAVLTEGWDAVVGTLTGSGITFWAAVLFMGLGNTVLGFGVWSWLIQRHGAARIAPLSLLVPVFGMLASAVFYREAFPALKLLGAGLVLAGLVLHVLGGRVGTRLAVRGAQ; from the coding sequence ATGCCCCCTGCCCCCTCTCCCCTACCCGCCCGCAGCCTGCTCCTGGCCCTGCTGATCACCTTCATCTGGGGAGTGAACTTCGTGGTGATCAAGTGGTCGGTCTCGGACGCGTCGCCGCTGCTGGTCGCCGCGCTGCGCTTCGCGGTGGCGGCGTTTCCGGCGGTGCTGTTCGTGCCGCGCCCGCGCCTCTCTGCGCGAATTCTGTGGGGCTACGGCCTCGCGGTGGGGGTGGTGCAGTTTGGGCTGCTGTATCTCGCCGTGCAACTCGGCATGAGCGCGGGGGTGGCGTCGCTCTTGATGCAGACGCAGGCGTTTTTCACGGCTCTCCTTGCCGACCGCTTTCTGGGCGAACGCATCACGCCGCCGCAGATGCTGGGGATGGTGCTGGCCTTTGGGGGAATGGCGGTCATCGGGACGGCCTCGGGCGGGGACGTGACGCTGATCGGGCTGGGGCTCACGCTGGTGGCGGCGCTGGGATGGGCGATCAGCAACCTGCTGGTACGGGCGTCGGGCGGGGCCAACGTGTTCGCGCTGGTGGTCTGGAGCAGCCTGATCGCGCCGCTGCCGCTCGCGGGGCTGGCCGTGCTGACCGAAGGCTGGGACGCGGTGGTGGGCACGCTGACGGGTTCGGGGATCACGTTTTGGGCCGCCGTCCTGTTTATGGGGCTGGGCAATACCGTGCTGGGCTTCGGGGTCTGGAGCTGGCTGATTCAGCGGCATGGGGCAGCCCGAATCGCGCCCCTCTCGCTGCTGGTGCCCGTGTTCGGGATGCTGGCGAGCGCCGTCTTCTACCGGGAAGCCTTCCCCGCGCTCAAGCTGCTGGGAGCCGGGCTGGTCCTGGCGGGGCTGGTGCTGCATGTGCTGGGGGGCCGGGTGGGGACGCGGCTGGCGGTGCGCGGGGCGCAGTAG
- the argF gene encoding ornithine carbamoyltransferase gives MTLDAPARLIPATLPTPVMAGRDFLSNLDMTPGELRAVLDTAHSMRRGEWRDVKPLAGLSLALIFEKASLRTRTTFDVGMYQLGGHAITLSNQEIGLGTRERVSDVARNLERWVDGVMGRVYLQQTLQELADHAAIPVINGLSDMLHPAQLLADYQTIEQEFGTDLRGRRVVYIGDGNNLANSHIHLGVLTGTDVTIVTPVGYEPNAGVLMDAVKAGVQVTLTNDLAAIEGADVLYTDVWISMGQEAEADIRRRAFRGYQVTPAMLETIAPHGIFLHCLPAHYGEETVPEATEHPKSRVFDQAENRLHAQKALLYHVMGEMKPRW, from the coding sequence ATGACGCTGGACGCCCCTGCCCGCCTGATCCCCGCCACGTTGCCCACCCCGGTGATGGCCGGGCGCGACTTTCTGAGCAATCTGGATATGACGCCGGGGGAACTGCGTGCGGTGCTGGACACCGCCCACTCCATGCGCCGGGGCGAGTGGCGGGACGTGAAGCCGCTCGCGGGCCTCAGCCTCGCGCTGATCTTCGAAAAGGCCAGTCTGCGCACCCGTACCACCTTCGACGTGGGCATGTACCAGCTCGGCGGGCACGCGATCACCCTCAGCAACCAGGAGATCGGCCTGGGCACCCGCGAACGCGTGAGCGACGTGGCCCGCAACCTCGAACGGTGGGTGGACGGGGTGATGGGGCGGGTGTACCTCCAGCAGACGCTTCAGGAACTCGCCGACCACGCGGCCATCCCCGTTATCAACGGCCTCAGTGACATGCTGCACCCTGCGCAACTGCTGGCCGACTACCAGACCATCGAGCAGGAGTTCGGCACCGACCTGCGCGGGCGGCGGGTGGTGTATATCGGCGACGGCAACAACCTCGCCAACAGCCACATCCACCTCGGTGTCCTGACGGGTACGGACGTCACCATCGTGACCCCGGTGGGCTACGAGCCGAACGCGGGCGTGTTGATGGACGCGGTCAAGGCGGGCGTGCAGGTCACCCTGACGAACGACCTCGCCGCCATCGAGGGCGCCGATGTGCTGTACACCGACGTGTGGATCAGCATGGGCCAGGAGGCGGAGGCCGATATCCGCCGCCGCGCCTTCCGGGGCTACCAGGTCACGCCCGCGATGCTGGAGACCATCGCCCCGCACGGCATCTTCCTACACTGCCTTCCCGCCCACTACGGCGAGGAGACGGTACCCGAGGCGACCGAGCATCCCAAGAGCCGCGTCTTTGACCAGGCCGAGAACCGCCTGCACGCGCAAAAGGCGCTGCTCTACCACGTCATGGGCGAGATGAAGCCGCGCTGGTGA
- a CDS encoding NUDIX domain-containing protein translates to MNDVEWLDLVNERDEVIGSVTRDEAWARRLPVRGVNAFLVNSHGELWIPRRTLTKRVFPGCLDMSVGGHVERGESYEAAFRRETQEELNLDVNAVAWREIGAFTPQDAGLNIFMRVYELRTDAAPAYNPHDFSGAEWLTPAALLARIAAGDPAKSDLAPLVRLCYGDRLI, encoded by the coding sequence ATGAACGACGTGGAATGGCTCGACCTCGTGAACGAGCGCGACGAGGTGATCGGGAGCGTGACCCGCGACGAGGCGTGGGCGCGGCGCCTCCCCGTGCGGGGCGTCAACGCCTTTCTCGTCAACTCGCACGGCGAGCTGTGGATTCCGCGCCGGACGCTGACCAAGCGGGTGTTCCCTGGCTGCCTCGACATGAGTGTCGGCGGCCATGTGGAGCGTGGCGAGAGCTATGAGGCCGCTTTTCGACGCGAAACCCAGGAGGAGCTGAATCTGGACGTGAACGCGGTGGCCTGGCGGGAGATCGGCGCCTTTACCCCGCAGGACGCAGGCCTGAACATCTTCATGCGGGTCTACGAACTCCGCACCGATGCGGCCCCCGCCTACAATCCGCACGACTTTAGCGGGGCCGAGTGGCTGACGCCCGCTGCCCTGCTCGCCCGCATCGCCGCAGGTGACCCGGCCAAGAGCGACCTCGCGCCGCTGGTGCGGCTTTGTTATGGAGACCGACTGATATGA
- the argC gene encoding N-acetyl-gamma-glutamyl-phosphate reductase, translated as MTPRIFIDGEAGTTGLQIRARLEGREDLDLLRIDPARRKDPEARRELLNSADVAILCLHDDVAREAVTMIENPATRVLDASSAHRTAEGWAYGFPELTRQSREEIRAARLVSNPGCYATGAIALLRPLADAGLLPPDLPLSVQGFSGYSGGGRALVDAHEGRGEHPMAGPFKSYALSLTHKHQPEMARHGGLTQPPLFTPHVGGWRQGMLVQIPLHLRPLGVTAAQLHEALTDHYAGERFVRVMPFEHGQPAEAILDPQVLNGTNELELFVYASPGGDHALLVSRLDNLGKGASGAAVQNLDVMLGLEGAGHSYGVPEGV; from the coding sequence ATGACCCCCCGCATCTTTATCGACGGCGAGGCCGGAACCACCGGCCTGCAAATCCGCGCCCGGCTGGAGGGCCGCGAGGACCTCGACCTCCTGAGGATCGACCCCGCCCGCCGCAAGGACCCCGAAGCCCGGCGCGAACTGCTGAACAGCGCCGATGTCGCCATTCTGTGCCTGCACGATGACGTGGCGCGGGAAGCCGTGACGATGATCGAGAATCCGGCCACGCGCGTGCTGGACGCCAGCAGCGCCCACCGCACGGCGGAGGGGTGGGCCTACGGCTTTCCCGAACTGACCAGGCAGAGCCGCGAGGAGATTCGCGCCGCCCGCTTGGTCAGCAACCCCGGCTGCTACGCAACGGGAGCGATCGCGCTGCTGCGCCCGCTGGCGGACGCGGGCCTGCTGCCGCCCGACTTGCCCCTCAGCGTGCAGGGCTTCTCCGGATACTCGGGCGGGGGCCGGGCGCTGGTGGACGCGCACGAGGGGCGCGGCGAGCATCCGATGGCCGGGCCATTCAAGAGCTACGCCCTCTCGCTGACCCACAAGCACCAGCCCGAGATGGCGCGGCACGGTGGCCTGACCCAGCCGCCCCTCTTCACCCCCCACGTCGGCGGCTGGCGGCAGGGGATGCTGGTCCAGATTCCGCTGCACCTGAGACCGCTGGGTGTGACGGCGGCGCAGCTTCACGAGGCGCTGACCGACCACTACGCCGGTGAACGTTTCGTCCGGGTGATGCCCTTTGAGCACGGCCAGCCCGCTGAAGCCATCCTCGATCCCCAGGTGCTCAACGGCACGAACGAGCTGGAATTGTTCGTCTACGCCAGCCCCGGGGGGGACCATGCCCTGCTCGTCTCGCGGCTGGACAACCTCGGCAAAGGCGCGAGCGGCGCGGCGGTGCAGAACCTCGACGTGATGCTGGGATTGGAGGGGGCGGGGCACAGTTACGGGGTACCGGAGGGGGTCTGA
- a CDS encoding segregation/condensation protein A encodes MTTLAPPFPASFVVRLPSFEGSLAELASALRTGRVEPGEVGLLHLTREVLGWARAQGVEGHPEALPALAGVIALKARLLLPAPEPDPSPEGEWDTDPLDDLVEGVEALAELDALVGFLAARRREREGLIPARPVPLNLPRRERPAQPARSLARLVKAAQNAVRQVEVPLLSRERLTLADALGALRAFGVRLRTFTFRGIPAQDWGERTTYFAALLEGVKEGAFSVEQEASYGEIQVTSHLAED; translated from the coding sequence GTGACTACCCTCGCTCCGCCCTTTCCCGCCAGCTTCGTGGTGCGGCTCCCAAGTTTTGAGGGCAGCCTAGCGGAGCTGGCTTCGGCCTTGCGAACGGGCCGGGTCGAGCCGGGCGAGGTGGGCCTCTTGCACCTCACCCGCGAGGTGCTGGGCTGGGCGCGGGCACAGGGGGTCGAGGGACACCCGGAGGCACTCCCCGCGCTGGCGGGCGTGATCGCGCTCAAGGCGCGGCTGTTGCTGCCTGCCCCCGAGCCGGACCCCTCCCCCGAGGGCGAGTGGGACACGGACCCGCTGGACGATCTCGTGGAAGGGGTCGAGGCGCTGGCGGAACTCGACGCGCTGGTGGGCTTTCTGGCGGCCCGCCGCCGCGAGCGCGAGGGGCTGATTCCGGCCCGCCCGGTGCCCCTCAACCTGCCCCGCCGCGAGCGTCCCGCGCAGCCTGCCCGCAGCCTCGCCCGGCTGGTGAAGGCCGCGCAGAACGCCGTGCGGCAGGTCGAGGTGCCGCTGCTCTCGCGTGAGCGCCTCACGCTGGCGGACGCGCTGGGGGCACTGCGGGCCTTCGGGGTGCGGCTGCGGACCTTCACCTTCCGGGGCATTCCGGCCCAGGACTGGGGCGAGCGCACGACCTACTTCGCCGCGCTGCTGGAGGGCGTGAAGGAGGGGGCCTTCAGCGTGGAGCAGGAGGCGAGCTACGGGGAGATTCAGGTCACGTCACATCTGGCGGAGGACTGA
- the trpS gene encoding tryptophan--tRNA ligase: MPRVFSGIQPTGDPHIGNYFGAMKNYVRLGEEYGKNSIYCVVDLHAITNPAAYDPARLAERTFEMAVATFAAGLDPAKVTFFVQSQVPEHHELSWVFTALTPVGELERMTQYKDKSEQLESVPAGLLMYPVLMAADILLYKADTVPVGEDQTQHIELTREIARKFNHAYGETFPEPKAVYAKDALRIPGVDGHGKMGKSKGETSTLGILEPLDSIWQKVRVAPTDPARVRRTDPGDPDKCLIGDYHKLFSDLPTIETVYAGCRTAGIGCVDCKKMLMEGMRRELEPLQARAADLRADPDLVRDALEQGAKEARAIAQPVMEEVREKVGFLKSR; this comes from the coding sequence ATGCCGCGCGTGTTTTCAGGAATCCAGCCGACCGGGGACCCCCACATCGGCAACTACTTCGGGGCCATGAAGAACTATGTGCGGCTGGGCGAGGAGTACGGCAAGAACTCCATCTACTGCGTGGTGGACCTGCACGCCATCACCAACCCCGCCGCCTACGACCCCGCCCGGCTCGCCGAGCGCACCTTCGAGATGGCGGTCGCCACCTTCGCGGCGGGCCTCGACCCAGCCAAGGTCACCTTTTTCGTGCAGTCGCAGGTGCCCGAGCACCACGAGCTGAGCTGGGTCTTCACGGCGCTGACCCCGGTGGGCGAGCTGGAGCGCATGACCCAGTACAAGGACAAGTCCGAGCAACTGGAGAGCGTTCCGGCGGGCCTGCTGATGTACCCGGTGCTGATGGCCGCCGACATCCTGCTGTACAAGGCCGACACCGTGCCGGTGGGCGAGGACCAGACCCAGCACATCGAGCTGACCCGCGAGATCGCCCGCAAGTTCAACCACGCCTACGGCGAGACGTTCCCCGAGCCCAAGGCCGTGTACGCCAAGGACGCTCTGCGGATTCCGGGTGTGGACGGCCACGGCAAGATGGGCAAGAGCAAGGGCGAGACGAGTACCCTGGGCATTCTCGAACCCCTCGATTCCATCTGGCAGAAGGTGCGGGTGGCCCCCACCGACCCCGCCCGCGTGCGGCGCACCGACCCCGGCGACCCCGACAAGTGCCTGATCGGGGACTACCACAAGCTCTTTTCCGACCTGCCCACTATCGAGACGGTGTACGCAGGCTGCCGCACCGCCGGAATCGGCTGCGTGGACTGCAAGAAGATGCTAATGGAGGGGATGCGGCGCGAGCTGGAGCCGCTGCAAGCGCGGGCCGCCGACCTCCGCGCCGACCCCGACCTCGTGCGCGACGCGCTGGAGCAGGGAGCGAAAGAAGCCCGCGCCATCGCACAGCCCGTTATGGAGGAAGTGCGCGAGAAGGTCGGCTTCCTGAAGTCTCGGTAG
- a CDS encoding peptidyl-prolyl cis-trans isomerase: protein MKNKKALNIFLGVLALLLVIGMAYQFTPNLGSLFGGGDKGTPAMTVNGQTVTVQELEALRQSNPVLSSAQSGVLADDFKTYVVAQQARQVALRQAAGDIDVSRADVNAEVDKIRESNGLTDNKAWTDALQQAGLTDSQFRAQMRDQLAVNRKVEEIKGAAPAPSDAEVRLHYDLNPESYQTDARIVGRQIVVNDKAKAEDLLRQIRGGADFDALASKNSTQFADRGGALGPLENGQPRPVAQVALPSEVGAAAFALTEGGVTDVVESGGKFYLVQVEEYLAPTVKPFEQAKADAQKTVAEQKKNRAVEEWFSGIEKNIKVDVSDPNWKTENPTVAAVAGQEIPYSAVVEQVVQNEQFTSLLGQVPAEQAGQLVNSLLKPQITEQLIQAYAAPQVAQSLKLPMTGTRQEQAAGLVAYGGRDVKVTDAEIQAYYTQNRSQFETPASAAVAEVSFPDQAKATAFRQSFAGGDPVQAAARAGGTVSERGEVSAGSGTLGEEVEAAVFGAENLKAAGEGRVSDVVKVGDRYVVAYATGLKPAVVQPLAEVRDQIREQVLATKRSEAGQKFLSEEVAKLKPKNNLQAVLDAQEKRVAAAAPAPGQAPAGQAAGSEEGAAQGEDAGAEDAAAPADNAAEAGGEAQTDAPAESGAPATE from the coding sequence GTGAAGAACAAAAAGGCCCTCAACATCTTTCTGGGCGTGCTCGCGCTGCTGCTGGTGATCGGCATGGCCTACCAGTTCACGCCCAACCTGGGCTCGCTGTTCGGCGGCGGCGATAAGGGAACCCCGGCCATGACCGTCAACGGCCAGACGGTGACCGTGCAGGAGCTCGAGGCGCTGCGCCAGAGCAACCCGGTGCTGTCGAGTGCCCAGAGCGGGGTGCTGGCCGACGACTTCAAGACCTACGTGGTCGCGCAGCAGGCCCGGCAGGTCGCGCTGCGGCAGGCCGCCGGGGACATCGACGTGAGCCGCGCGGACGTGAACGCCGAGGTGGACAAGATCCGCGAATCCAACGGCCTGACCGACAACAAGGCCTGGACTGACGCCCTGCAACAGGCCGGGCTGACCGACTCGCAGTTCCGGGCACAGATGCGCGACCAGCTTGCCGTGAACCGCAAGGTCGAGGAGATCAAGGGGGCGGCCCCCGCTCCTTCGGACGCCGAGGTGCGGCTGCACTACGACCTGAACCCGGAGAGCTACCAGACCGACGCCCGCATCGTGGGCCGCCAGATCGTGGTGAACGACAAGGCCAAGGCCGAGGACCTGCTGCGCCAGATTCGCGGGGGGGCCGACTTCGACGCGCTGGCGAGCAAGAACAGCACCCAGTTCGCGGACCGGGGCGGCGCCCTGGGTCCCCTCGAGAACGGCCAGCCCCGCCCGGTCGCGCAGGTCGCGCTGCCCAGCGAGGTCGGTGCGGCGGCCTTCGCTCTCACCGAAGGCGGCGTGACCGACGTGGTGGAGAGCGGCGGCAAGTTCTACCTCGTGCAGGTCGAGGAGTACCTCGCGCCCACTGTCAAGCCCTTCGAGCAGGCCAAGGCCGACGCCCAGAAGACGGTGGCCGAGCAGAAGAAGAACCGCGCCGTCGAGGAGTGGTTCAGCGGCATCGAGAAGAACATCAAGGTGGACGTCAGCGACCCCAACTGGAAGACCGAGAACCCCACGGTCGCGGCTGTGGCCGGGCAGGAGATTCCTTACTCGGCGGTCGTGGAACAGGTCGTGCAGAACGAGCAGTTCACCTCGCTGCTGGGACAGGTTCCCGCCGAGCAGGCCGGGCAACTCGTCAACAGCCTGCTCAAGCCGCAGATCACCGAGCAATTGATTCAGGCCTACGCCGCCCCGCAGGTCGCACAGAGCCTGAAGCTCCCCATGACGGGCACCCGTCAGGAGCAGGCCGCCGGGCTGGTCGCCTACGGCGGGCGCGACGTGAAGGTCACGGACGCCGAGATTCAGGCGTACTACACCCAGAACCGCTCGCAGTTCGAGACCCCGGCAAGCGCTGCCGTCGCGGAAGTCAGCTTCCCCGATCAGGCCAAGGCCACCGCCTTCCGCCAGAGCTTCGCGGGCGGCGACCCCGTTCAGGCGGCGGCCCGTGCGGGCGGCACCGTCTCCGAGCGCGGCGAGGTCAGCGCGGGCAGCGGCACCCTGGGCGAGGAAGTCGAGGCCGCCGTCTTCGGGGCCGAGAACCTCAAGGCTGCCGGGGAAGGCCGCGTCAGCGACGTGGTCAAGGTGGGTGACCGCTACGTGGTCGCCTACGCGACCGGCCTGAAGCCCGCCGTCGTGCAGCCGCTGGCCGAGGTCCGCGACCAGATTCGCGAGCAGGTGCTGGCGACCAAGCGCTCGGAGGCCGGGCAGAAGTTCCTGAGCGAGGAGGTCGCCAAGCTGAAGCCCAAGAACAACCTCCAGGCCGTGCTGGACGCGCAGGAGAAGCGTGTGGCCGCCGCCGCGCCCGCCCCGGGTCAGGCGCCCGCCGGGCAGGCTGCGGGGAGCGAGGAAGGGGCCGCTCAGGGCGAGGACGCCGGGGCGGAGGACGCGGCTGCACCTGCCGACAACGCCGCCGAAGCTGGGGGCGAAGCGCAGACGGACGCCCCCGCCGAGAGTGGGGCACCGGCCACCGAGTAA
- a CDS encoding SIS domain-containing protein, which translates to MDLLSLLTRLPGAYAGPTQPEPGPHGLIGVGEGALAAHLAAGLIPGSLTRAGTQFVVSSADAADAARDYADLAEVAGAGVRRVSTGGVPDDVDVLVPGGLPATYHAAQYLAHASGHAQEAAEAEALLATLRDQCAPEVTEGNPARDLAWSLWGRTPLLLAAPDAEALPHAWQSLLARVGKTLAVPVLGDPLAVATGAFEAQHEKGDAKVALILGDPDPTLHIVREVLESRIDEVLHVPFPQGEGGAPPSGYAGSLALWYFGAWVSAYLAERYGVQPADPPVLARAQSVLAGEEDPTALSLGRPEEVRRTHVEDDEDFADGFGDEDELDEE; encoded by the coding sequence ATGGACCTGCTTTCTCTGCTGACCCGCCTGCCCGGCGCCTACGCCGGACCCACCCAGCCCGAGCCCGGCCCCCACGGCCTGATCGGGGTGGGGGAGGGCGCCCTCGCCGCGCACCTCGCGGCTGGCCTGATTCCCGGCAGCCTGACCCGCGCGGGCACGCAGTTTGTCGTGTCCAGCGCCGACGCCGCCGATGCCGCCCGCGACTACGCCGACCTCGCGGAGGTGGCGGGGGCCGGGGTGCGCCGGGTCAGCACCGGGGGCGTCCCCGACGATGTGGACGTGCTCGTGCCGGGCGGCCTGCCCGCGACCTACCACGCGGCCCAGTACCTCGCCCACGCCTCCGGCCACGCGCAGGAGGCCGCCGAGGCGGAGGCCCTGCTCGCCACGCTGCGCGACCAGTGCGCCCCGGAGGTCACGGAGGGCAATCCCGCCCGCGACCTCGCGTGGTCGCTGTGGGGCCGCACGCCCCTGCTGCTCGCCGCCCCCGACGCTGAGGCGCTGCCGCACGCCTGGCAGTCGCTGCTCGCGCGGGTGGGCAAGACGCTCGCCGTGCCCGTGCTGGGCGATCCCCTCGCGGTGGCGACCGGGGCTTTCGAGGCCCAGCATGAGAAGGGCGACGCCAAGGTGGCCCTGATTCTGGGCGACCCGGATCCGACCCTGCACATCGTGCGCGAGGTGCTGGAGTCGCGCATTGACGAGGTGCTGCACGTGCCCTTTCCACAGGGTGAGGGCGGTGCTCCGCCCAGCGGGTACGCGGGCAGCCTCGCCCTGTGGTACTTCGGGGCCTGGGTGTCGGCCTACCTCGCCGAGCGCTACGGCGTCCAGCCCGCCGACCCGCCCGTCCTCGCCCGCGCCCAGTCGGTGCTGGCCGGGGAGGAAGACCCCACGGCCCTCTCGCTGGGTCGCCCGGAGGAGGTGCGCCGCACCCACGTGGAGGACGACGAGGACTTTGCGGACGGGTTCGGCGACGAGGATGAGCTGGACGAGGAGTAA